The proteins below are encoded in one region of Tiliqua scincoides isolate rTilSci1 chromosome 7, rTilSci1.hap2, whole genome shotgun sequence:
- the GTSE1 gene encoding G2 and S phase-expressed protein 1 isoform X1, whose protein sequence is MEERKTSLPSEEKMSEVKLNECVKDDVPLLSDEKFDFNLSLSPASEQEDEVFIGPMGHKEKCIAVSLEACEAAEDKAPLSVEELTWSPLAGEKFVEIFKEAHLVALQLQSGSKTKREGAWLLDERKEEIVETFVQESKLKLKIFERGIDTEKKPQAVKRETYCVWESPLCQLPPSLQTPNSQLPVAGMDNLHSPQMPINASSPLATDRSTKIAVVPATQAHGDKNNTKMSRLQPMKTSRNGSHTAVEQTKRGRLPSPSSRKDLNSTGSSEDLLSDKSSITSHVGDSSFCSSSSVRVNRTLSTPSKVGIKMTQLKLPSNVRMQRDTSSSSSLSSMNSSLNSSQSISPKTGKAASVGPKASANSSRLSSGPSKISVVRPMRVSSVQASHSDMSGKQPTSASKGNASVNAPKCKTTFSAKSSELSLQKSLQKSILENRRSSTPTSKTMLPLSTKEVKSTGVSSENATAKVLQPIGLLSSVNIGSNVAFSSPTKQSEGETMSNSCSVVKSTSWTPASIKHSALPTRTGHRISGIPVTPKTLPRLMSSMDAMPARRACSVSSKKSLQISSKWTKENKTRFTSSSSSSAEGDLSWPQVVPLALDFSLEKTSLEKEQDWTAEQKPAEETQVKEGILIDTEINKMPAVNQECENKPLIDFFNTPEIIKVPPLKPTGQLIDLSSPLISLSPEGNKENLDSPLLKF, encoded by the exons atggaagaaagaaaaacaagcttgccttcagaagagaaaatgtcagAAGTCAAACTCAATGAGTGTGTGAAGGATG ATGTTCCCCTGTTATCAGATGAGAAATTTGACTTCAATCTTTCGCTGTCTCCTGCAAG TGAGCAAGAGGATGAAGTTTTTATTGGACCGATGGGCCATAAAGAGAAATGCATTGCTGTGTCCCTTGAAGCCTGTGAAGCAGCGGAAGACAAAGCTCCACTCTCTGTGGAGGAACTGACTTGGAgcccactggctggggagaaatTTGTGGAAATCTTCAAAGAGGCTCACTTGGTGGCACTTCAGTTGCAAAGCggaagcaaaacaaaaagggaGGGCGCCTGGCTGCTTGACGAACGCAAAGAGGAGATCGTGGAAACATTTGTGCAAGAATCTAAGTTGAAGCTGAAAATTTTTGAGAGGGGCATAGATAcggaaaaaaaaccccaagcaGTTAAAAGGGAAACTTACTGTGTGTGGGAAAGCCCACTTTGTCAACTGCCACCTTCACTTCAGACTCCGAATTCACAGCTCCCTGTTGCAGGAATGGATAACCTGCATTCTCCCCAAATGCCTATAAATGCTTCTAGTCCTCTTGCAACGGATAGATCAACCAAAATAGCTGTGGTGCCTGCAACACAAGCACACGGTGACAAAAACAATACAAAGATGAGCCGGCTGCAACCTATGAAAACCTCTAGGAATGGCAGCCACACAGCTGTGGAACAG ACAAAACGAGGAAGGCTTCCCAGTCCTTCCAGCAGAAAGGACTTGAACAGTACGGGGTCATCGGAAGACTTGCTCTCTGACAAATCAAGCATTACTTCACATGTTGGAGACTCATCATTCTGTAGCAGTTCATCGGTGCGTGTCAACAGAACCCTTTCTACGCCTAGTAAG GTGGGGATAAAGATGACACAACTGAAACTTCCTAGTAATGTGCGCATGCAAAGGGACACGTCGTCGTCATCCTCGCTTTCCAGCATGAACTCTAGTTTGAATTCCAGTCAGTCCATTTCTCCAAAAACAGGCAAAG CTGCAAGTGTTGGTCCAAAAGCTTCTGCAAACAGCTCCAGGCTCTCCTCTGGTCCAAGCAAGATCTCTGTGGTTAGACCTATGAGGGTGTCATCTGTGCAAGCTTCCCATTCTGATATGTCTGGCAAACAGCCTACCAGTGCTTCTAAAGGCAATGCTTCTGTGAATGCACCCAAATGTAAAACTACATTTTCAGCTAAGAGTTCAGAGCTCAGTCTTCAGAAGTCGTTGCAGAAAAGCATTTTGGAAAATCGAAGAAGTTCCACACCCACAAGCAAAACAATGCTGCCACTGTCAACAAAGGAAGTTAAAAGCACTG GTGTATCTTCCGAAAATGCCACAGCCAAAGTATTACAACCAATTGGGTTATTGTCATCTGTCAATATTGGAAG TAATGTAGCATTCAGCTCACCTACCAAACAATCAGAAGGTGAGACTATGTCAAACTCCTGTTCTGTTGTAAAGTCTACTTCATGGACTCCAGCCAGTATAAAGCATTCTGCATTGCCTACCCGCACTGGTCATCGAATCTCAGGAATTCCAGTGACACCCAAAACTCTGCCCAGATTAATGTCGTCTATGGATGCTATGCCTGCCCGTCGAGCCTGTAGTGTATCTTCTAAAAAGTCCCTACAAATTAG TTCTAAATGGACGAAGGAGAACAAGACCCGGTTCACCTCTAGCTCATCCTCTTCAGCAGAAGGAGACTTGTCTTGGCCACAAGTTGTACCTCTTGCACTTGATTTTTCTCTAGAAAAGACTTCTCTAGAAAAAGAACAAGATTGGACTGCAGAACAAAAACCTGCAGAAGAAACACAAGTTAAGGAG GGCATACTGATAgacactgaaataaataaaatgccagcTGTTAACCAGGAATGTGAAAACAAGCCTCTCATTGACTTCTTTAACACCCCGGAAATTATTAAAGTTCCACCATTAAAACCTACAGGACAG ctaATTGATCTGAGTTCACCGCTTATCAGTCTTAGTCCTGAAGGAAATAAAGAGAACCTGGATTCTCCTCTTCTGAAGTTCTGA
- the GTSE1 gene encoding G2 and S phase-expressed protein 1 isoform X2, whose amino-acid sequence MEERKTSLPSEEKMSEVKLNECVKDDVPLLSDEKFDFNLSLSPASEQEDEVFIGPMGHKEKCIAVSLEACEAAEDKAPLSVEELTWSPLAGEKFVEIFKEAHLVALQLQSGSKTKREGAWLLDERKEEIVETFVQESKLKLKIFERGIDTEKKPQAVKRETYCVWESPLCQLPPSLQTPNSQLPVAGMDNLHSPQMPINASSPLATDRSTKIAVVPATQAHGDKNNTKMSRLQPMKTSRNGSHTAVEQTKRGRLPSPSSRKDLNSTGSSEDLLSDKSSITSHVGDSSFCSSSSVRVNRTLSTPSKVGIKMTQLKLPSNVRMQRDTSSSSSLSSMNSSLNSSQSISPKTGKAASVGPKASANSSRLSSGPSKISVVRPMRVSSVQASHSDMSGKQPTSASKGNASVNAPKCKTTFSAKSSELSLQKSLQKSILENRRSSTPTSKTMLPLSTKEVKSTGVSSENATAKVLQPIGLLSSVNIGSSKWTKENKTRFTSSSSSSAEGDLSWPQVVPLALDFSLEKTSLEKEQDWTAEQKPAEETQVKEGILIDTEINKMPAVNQECENKPLIDFFNTPEIIKVPPLKPTGQLIDLSSPLISLSPEGNKENLDSPLLKF is encoded by the exons atggaagaaagaaaaacaagcttgccttcagaagagaaaatgtcagAAGTCAAACTCAATGAGTGTGTGAAGGATG ATGTTCCCCTGTTATCAGATGAGAAATTTGACTTCAATCTTTCGCTGTCTCCTGCAAG TGAGCAAGAGGATGAAGTTTTTATTGGACCGATGGGCCATAAAGAGAAATGCATTGCTGTGTCCCTTGAAGCCTGTGAAGCAGCGGAAGACAAAGCTCCACTCTCTGTGGAGGAACTGACTTGGAgcccactggctggggagaaatTTGTGGAAATCTTCAAAGAGGCTCACTTGGTGGCACTTCAGTTGCAAAGCggaagcaaaacaaaaagggaGGGCGCCTGGCTGCTTGACGAACGCAAAGAGGAGATCGTGGAAACATTTGTGCAAGAATCTAAGTTGAAGCTGAAAATTTTTGAGAGGGGCATAGATAcggaaaaaaaaccccaagcaGTTAAAAGGGAAACTTACTGTGTGTGGGAAAGCCCACTTTGTCAACTGCCACCTTCACTTCAGACTCCGAATTCACAGCTCCCTGTTGCAGGAATGGATAACCTGCATTCTCCCCAAATGCCTATAAATGCTTCTAGTCCTCTTGCAACGGATAGATCAACCAAAATAGCTGTGGTGCCTGCAACACAAGCACACGGTGACAAAAACAATACAAAGATGAGCCGGCTGCAACCTATGAAAACCTCTAGGAATGGCAGCCACACAGCTGTGGAACAG ACAAAACGAGGAAGGCTTCCCAGTCCTTCCAGCAGAAAGGACTTGAACAGTACGGGGTCATCGGAAGACTTGCTCTCTGACAAATCAAGCATTACTTCACATGTTGGAGACTCATCATTCTGTAGCAGTTCATCGGTGCGTGTCAACAGAACCCTTTCTACGCCTAGTAAG GTGGGGATAAAGATGACACAACTGAAACTTCCTAGTAATGTGCGCATGCAAAGGGACACGTCGTCGTCATCCTCGCTTTCCAGCATGAACTCTAGTTTGAATTCCAGTCAGTCCATTTCTCCAAAAACAGGCAAAG CTGCAAGTGTTGGTCCAAAAGCTTCTGCAAACAGCTCCAGGCTCTCCTCTGGTCCAAGCAAGATCTCTGTGGTTAGACCTATGAGGGTGTCATCTGTGCAAGCTTCCCATTCTGATATGTCTGGCAAACAGCCTACCAGTGCTTCTAAAGGCAATGCTTCTGTGAATGCACCCAAATGTAAAACTACATTTTCAGCTAAGAGTTCAGAGCTCAGTCTTCAGAAGTCGTTGCAGAAAAGCATTTTGGAAAATCGAAGAAGTTCCACACCCACAAGCAAAACAATGCTGCCACTGTCAACAAAGGAAGTTAAAAGCACTG GTGTATCTTCCGAAAATGCCACAGCCAAAGTATTACAACCAATTGGGTTATTGTCATCTGTCAATATTGGAAG TTCTAAATGGACGAAGGAGAACAAGACCCGGTTCACCTCTAGCTCATCCTCTTCAGCAGAAGGAGACTTGTCTTGGCCACAAGTTGTACCTCTTGCACTTGATTTTTCTCTAGAAAAGACTTCTCTAGAAAAAGAACAAGATTGGACTGCAGAACAAAAACCTGCAGAAGAAACACAAGTTAAGGAG GGCATACTGATAgacactgaaataaataaaatgccagcTGTTAACCAGGAATGTGAAAACAAGCCTCTCATTGACTTCTTTAACACCCCGGAAATTATTAAAGTTCCACCATTAAAACCTACAGGACAG ctaATTGATCTGAGTTCACCGCTTATCAGTCTTAGTCCTGAAGGAAATAAAGAGAACCTGGATTCTCCTCTTCTGAAGTTCTGA